The sequence GGTAATGCTGTGTGGCAGCTCTCTGGCACTAACTTTGCTGGCTTGATTTCGCTACCGCAAGTCGCTGATCTGGATTGGCAACTGCAGGGCACGGGCGACTTTAATCAGGATGACCAGATCGATTTGGTCTGGCGGAACCAGGCAACGGGTGAAAATGGCATCTGGTTAATGAACGGCACCCAGCTCGCGCAAATCGTCTTCCTGCCAGAAATTGATGATCTGAATTGGACGATCGCCGATGTGGCGGACTTCGATCGAGATAATAATCTGGATCTGCTGTGGCACGACACTCAGACGGGCGAAGCCGCGATTTGGCGACTCAACCAAACGAGCGTGATTGACACCAAAATTATTGGCAAAGTACCGGATGTCAACTGGACGATCGTTGGGGCTCGTGATTTCAACCGCGACAATAACATTGATGTGATTTGGCGTAATCAGGAATCCGGTGAAAATGCCGTTTGGTATATGCAGGGCACCAACTTTGGCATCGGGGTATTCCTGCCTACGGTCAATGCGAGCTTTGAACTGGGGGGCTTTGGGGACTTCAACCGTGATGGTGGACTTGACTTTGCTTGGAATAACCAACGCAGCGGCGAGACGTTCCTCTGGCGCGGTCAGAATGGCAGTAACTTTGCCAGCAGTCAGTTAATCACGGCTCAGCCGGATACCAATTGGCATGTGGAAGCCACGGGTGATTTCAATGGCGATGGTACGAGTGATCTGTTCTGGTTAAATCAAAGCAGTCGCCAAACGGCGATTTGGCTCTTGCAGAAGGGGCAACCGGTGGCCTTTATTGATGGTCCCCAAATTGCGGATTCGGGCTGGAATGTTGGCGGTGCCGGCGACTTCGATCGCGATGGTGATGCCGATGTGTTCTGGTATAACCTGCGTACCGGTGACACGGGACTCTGGGAAATTGAGGGAGGTCAATATATCCGCGCCATTACGACCCCACCGAATGTGAATGATGGTGGCTGGAATGTCGTTGGGGTGGCGGACTTCACGCGCGACGGGACACCAGATATTCTCTGGCGCAATACGCGCACTGGTGCGAATGGGATCTGGCAGATGAATGGTTTGGCCTTTGAGCGTGTGTTCGATTTGCCGAACGTGGATCTGAAGTGGGAACTGCTGGGCGTCGGTGACTTCTCCGGTGATGGTTCGCCTGATTTGCTCTGGCGCAATTTGACTAACCAAGAAATTGCGACTTGGAAGCTCGATGGTGTGGTTTTTCGGCCCGAGAACATCACGCAGTTGCCTTCTTTCCTCAACGGTGAGTGGGTTGTACGCGGTACCAGCGACTTTAACGGCGATGGGTTTGAAGATATCCTTTGGTACAACGAATCAACTGGCGCACAGCGTTTGTGGTATATGAACAACGCCCAGTTTGGCGCATCGGTGCCGTTCTTTACGCTCGATGACCTTGATTGGGAAATCGAAGGCGTAGATGATTTTGGGACGGTTTAGGAATATCGGTCAAATCTAAATTAACCAGCATAGTTGTTTTCCATCGGCTGATTTCTGATGGAAAACAATTGATTTTTGGTGTAATTTGGGGCTCAAGGCGATTTACTTTATATCGATATATTTGCTTAGCGTAGATATGATCAATACATCAACAGATAACGTAGGGCTTACAACTCTAGGGCGACTAGAAAAAATTGATGTCCGTGAATATTGGAAAAGAGAAGATAGTGATTTCACCCCGTGGCTAGCTGAAACGTCGAACATCCAGCTTTTAAGCGAAGCGATCGGGATTGAACTAGAAGTTGAAGCCCAGGAAAAGCAAGTTGGGCCGTTTCGGGCTGATATTTTGTGTAAAGATACGGCGAATGATCATTGGGTACTGATCGAAAACCAACTTGAGCGAACCGATCATATTCACTTGGGGCAGCTTTTAACCTATGCAGCCGGTCTTAATGCCGTGACAATCGTCTGGATTGCCGCTCGCTTTACTGAAGAGCATCGTGCGGCCCTTGACTGGCTCAACGAAATCAGCAACGAAGACTTTAATTTCTTCGGTTTGGAAATTGAACTTTGGAAAATTGGGAAGTCAGCAGTCGCCCCAAAATTTAATATCATTAGCAAACCCAATGATTGGAGCAAAAGCATTACTGGGGCTGCTAAAAGCATTCAGTCCGACTCGCTAACAGATGCAAAAAAGCTGCAACATGATTATTGGAGTGCTTTTCGGCAATATGCCTTTGAGCATGGCCAACGGATTCAACCCACGAAGGCACTCTATCAAAATTGGATGAATATTGCGATCGGGCGCAGTGGATTCATTCTCAATGCCATTGCTTCAACCTGGAACTCACAGCTGCAGAGTTATGCCAGTCATGAAATTCGTGCGATGTTGAAGATTGATCATAATCAAGCACAGTTGTGTTTTGATTTTTTCCATAAACAGCAAAAACAATTGGAAGCAGAATTCGGAGAAGCATTGATTTGGGACAGCTTACCTGACCGAAAATCTTGTCTCATTTATGTCCGTAAGTCGGTTGATCTTAATAACCGTGATGACTGGGATACACAGCATGCATGGCTAACCCAGAAATTAGAAAAATTGCACATGATCTTTTCTGGCCGGATTAAGAAACTCGACATTGATAGTTTGGATTCTGAAAGCCTCACGGGGGAAGAGGTATAAGCCTTGAAGGTTTATCTTCACTTTATAAAGTAGTCAAGATAAACCTTCAAGGTTGCTAAGCACTACCGACGACGGCGAATCTGCTTGAAGTTATAGAACCCAAACACAAGCCAAAATACTAATAAACCACCGGTCAAACCCAGCGTCGCGATCGGCCCAAACTTGTGAATCAAAATCGGTGCGATCGCCGTAAACAATCCCCCACCGACGATCGGCTCAAACAGCAACTGCTTGTAGGCAAAACTCTCCAACGCCGCCGACTGATTCCCTGGGTCAACCATCCGCAGCAGCAATAGCCCCGTCGAAGTTACCCCCATCGATTGCCCCACATCCCCAATGCCGCGCTCAAACCAGAAGTTAGGAATAATCCGGGGAGCCAGCACCAAGAAGGCAAACAAGTTCCAGGTAATGCCGATCAGCGACAAGCCGATAAATGCTGGGAGATTCGCGCCGATCGCCGACAGCGAAATCGTCGCTAACGCTGTCACCACCGTCACATCCAGTGCTACACCACCGATGCGTTTGACGAGTGGACGGCTAATTAAATAACTGCGATTTGTCCGCAGCAACCAAACCTGCACAATAATTCCACCAATCACCGTCATGGGAAACAACGGAATATGACTTAATAAACCACCCTTATCACCAACACTAAAGGCAATTCGTTCAAACCAGACCAAACCCTGCTGAATCAACCAGCCAATCACCACTGCCAAACCGACCAAACCAAAGTTTAGCGATAGCGGGTCGATCAGCATTTCCCGCATCATCTTGGCCCGCGTCAGCCGAATCTCCGGCGCTTCTTCCAGGTCTAAATCCAGCTCTTTCTCCAGCTCCTCCGGGGTGACAACGATCGCATCCGCATCGCCCACTTTTACCCGCCCGGTAAACTTGCCCCAGCTAATCAGAAATGTGCCGATGACAATCCCGGAGACAATCCCCACCGTGGCCATGGCGAGGGCCAAGTCACCACCGCTCTCAAATCCAATATCCTGGAACGTCGTCTGCATCGCCGCCGCCGTCCCGTGGCCCCCTTCAAAGGCCACTTCGATCAATGCCCCCGCACTAGGATGTACGTTAAACAACGGCGTCAGGATCAGCAATGTGAGCAAAATCCCCACCACATACTGTCCCCAAGCCAGAATTTGACCAAAGGCCACCTGGGGCGAAGCCTGCCGCCAAATATCCTTTGGACTGGGGATCTGATCGCCCAGAAACAGCGTCGCAAACACAATGTTAATAAATACGCTCGGCGACTGTTTCCACACCTGCTGCACCGCTTCTGGGAAGATCCCCGCCGCAAACGGTGACCCGTCACCGGCGATCGCGCCCACAACGCCCGGCCCCAGCAGCAGCGCCAAACCGCCCGCAACGATCGAATCTGGCAGATACAGCGCTCTAAAAAATCCGACGCGTTTACGAATCGATCGGCCAGCCAACACCAGCACCCCGACGAGAATAAATGCCACAAAGACATCGATCAGCTTAAACACATTACTTACCTAACTTTCACCATGAGACTAATTAGCCTTCACTTTAGGCTATCAGTCGGTCCTAGGCACATTTTCGTTAGTTTATGCAACGCTTCATCACCGCATGGTGCGATCTTCTACGATTTTTCGACCTAGTTTCCGCGCAGCAAGCCGTAGTCCTAGGCGCCATTGCCATCGATTTATTGTGATGCCAGGATGATTTTACCCATGCTTGCCTCTGCCTCAATCTGTGACTTTTAGCCTAGCGCCATAGGTCGTTGGTCCGCTCCGACGATCGTGACCTTTGCTTCTGGCGAACTAGAGGGTGACTTTTCTACATTGCGTTCATCCACTCTTCGGAACGATGAACCATGATCAATCGCCTCTTCTTGTTTCAGGCAACGGGTTTGGTCAGCCTGTTATTGCTCAGTGCATTGGCCCAAAGCTGGATTGCCCGCGCCACCCTGCCGCCCGCTCCCCAAACACCACCCCAAAAACTCGCTTCGCTGATTTCCCGTGACATTTTCTTTGGCAACCCGCCTCAATCCCAACCGAAAATTTCCCCCGATGGTCGCTATCTCGCCTACATTGCACCGGATCAAACTAGCGTGCTGCAAATTTGGCTGAAGACCTTGGGTAAAAATGACGATCGTCCCCTGACCCAAGCCAAACAAGCCGGTATCCGCAACTATGAATGGGCCTACAACGGCACGCATATCCTGTTTCCCCAAGATGACAACGGCAATGAGGAATATCAGCTTCAACGGCTGAATATTCGAACTCAAGCCATTCAAGCCTTGACCCCCAAGTCTGGGGTGCGCGCCGAACTCATTGGACTCAATCCGCAGTTCCCCAACGAGGCGTTAGTCGCGATGAACCAACGTAGTCCTTTGCAATTTGATGTCTATCGGATCAATATCAAAACCGGCAAAACTACCCTTGATACAACCAATCCTGGCAATGGCATTGATGTCACAGCGGATAAGCAGTTTCAAGTGCGGGCTGCCCACACAGTCCGACCCGATGGTGGCAAGAACCTAGCCCTGCGTGATGCTCCCAATCAACCCTGGCGGATTATCCGCCAATGGGAACCAAACAGCGAAGGCCGCAGCTTGAGTTTCTCGAACGATGGCAAGCAATTATATTTACTCGATAATCAAACCAGCGATACGTTGCAACTCAAAGCGCTGAATCTCGCCAGTAGCAAGGCTAAAACCCTCGCGAGTGATGCCCACAACGACATCACTGACGTAATGCTTCATCCCCAAACCCGACAGCCGATCGCCGTTGGGATATACCGCGATCGCTTGCACTGGCAAGTCCTCGATCCCGCCTATAAAGCCGATTTTGCCGCCATTGCTAAAGTCCAACCGGGTGATGTCCGCTGGCAAAACTGTGACCGGCGCTTCACCCGCTGCATCATCTTCTACACCAGCGATCGCCAACCCACGACCTATTATTTATACGATCGGCGCACCCGCAAAAGTGCCAAACTCTTTAGTCGCCAACCGCCGCTCGCGCAGCACCAACTCGCTCCGATGCAACCCATTACTTACCAAGCCCGAGATGGGTTGACGATTCATGGCTATTTGACGGCGCCAGTGGGTGTACCCGCGAAAAATCTGCCGACGGTTCTCTGGGTGCACGGTGGCCCCTGGGCGCGGGATAAATGGGGCTATAACGCCGTGGTGCAATGGCTCGCGAACCGGGGTTATGCCGTCCTCCAAGTTAACTTTCGCGGTTCCACCGGCTACGGGAAAAAGTTTCTCAATGCAGGAAATCGTGAATGGGCCGGGAAAATGCACCTCGATTTACTCGATGGGGTTGAGTGGCTGAAACGCCAAGGTATTGCGCACCCCAAGAAAATTGCCATTGCTGGTGGCTCCTACGGCGGTTATGCCAGCTTAGTCGGCATGACCTATACGCCGGATGTGTTTGCCGCTGGGGTCGATATTGTGGGGCCGAGTAATTTGATCACATTGTTGAATAGTCTTCCACCCTATTGGTTTTCGGAGAAACCAATCTTTGAATATCGCCTAGGTAATCCGCTTAAGGATCAGGTTTTTTTGAAACAACGATCGCCGGTGTTCTTTGCCCACCAGATTAAAAATCCGCTGCTGATTGCCCACGGTGCGAATGATCCACGGGTCAAACAGTCTGAAAGCGATCAAATTGTGCAAACCATGCGGCAGCAAGGAAAAGGGGTGGAATATTGGGTTTATTCGGATGAGGGACACGGTTTTGCTAAACCGGCAAATCGGCGGCATTTCTTTGCTCAGATGGAACGGTTGCTGGCAGAGCATTTAGGCGGACGTTATGAATTGGAGCGCCAGATCTCAGGCCATTCGGGGCAGTCACGCTAACGGTTCACGGGCGAGGAATTGCGTCGGCACCGGATGTCTCTCAGGTCTGTCTGTCGGGGTATGAATACCGCGCCCCGTTAATAAACCTTTGCTCTAAATAGTTGGTCTACGGCGTCGGTTTTGGCTGGATGCCTTCCAGGTTATTGATTATCCTGCTGCGGATAATTCACGGTTGCAATGTATTTCTCTTTCAAACTACTGAGGCAAATTGATGTTCAAGCATCGCGGCGATGTTTCTGGACATATAGCGCGGCCTGAGTCCGATCGCGCAGCCCTAACCGACTCAGAATATTTGTCACATGGTTCTTGACCGTACGATCGGAGATATACAATGCGGCGGCGATTTCGCGGTTGTTGGCTCCTGTGCCGATCAGTTGCAGGATCTCGCGTTCGCGGGGGGTAAGTTCGGGGAATTGATGCGTGGGAATCTGAGAAGACGGCTGGCCGAGGGCTTTTTCGATTAACCCCGGTCCCAGATAGGTATAGCCTTGATGAATCGATCGAATTGCATTCGCTAAATCCTCTGACGGTGTGTCCTTTAGCAAATATCCCTGGGCCCCGGCCCGCATCGCTTGGGACACATCTTGATCGTCGTCAAACGTCGTCAGAATCAATACGCTGACATCGGGGAAGCGCGATCGGATTTCCCGGGTTGTCGCAATGCCATCCATCACAGGCATCCGAATATCCAGTAACAATACCGCTGGCAATGCCTCGACTGACATCTCCGCCAACTTGGTAATTGTTTCGGCCCCATTGGTCGCATCGCCGACGACCTCGATATCCGGCTGGGCCAAGAGCAAACTACGCAGCCCATCGCGAATCAACGCTTGATCATCAACTATAAAGACGCGGATGAAGTCAGCCATGAATTTACCAATACTTCTACTTGTACAATACAGCCTTGGCCCGGCGTACTATTGACTGTGAGGGTGCCGTCAATTGATTCGGCGCGCTCGCGCATGCCTTGTAAACCAAACCCGCTGCTTGTTTGCTGAATCTGAAATCCCCGGCCATTATCGGTAATTTTGAGGCAGATTCGTTGTGCCTCGGCGGCGGTAATTTCTGTTGTAATCGCGAGGGCCACTTGATCGGCCCCGCTGTGGCGCGTGATATTCGTCAGGGCTTCTTGGATGATGCGGTAGAAAGCCGTTTGGACTTCGAGCGGCATCTGCTTTATAGGGCTTTGGTAGTCGAGTTCGCAGGGCGTTACGGCGCGAAATTCATGGAGTAGATCCGATACTGCTTGATCAAAGGATTTACCCGCTAGGAAATTATTGCGTAGTTGGGAGACCGATCGGCGCACTTCTGCGAGGGCTGTTTGCGAGAGGGCTTTGGCTTGGGTGATAAATTGATGGGCGCGATCGGCGTTCGGTGGAAAATAAACCAACGCATTTTCTAGCTGAATGCTTTGGGCTGTGAGGGTGTGTCCTAGAGCATCATGAATTTCACGGGCAATCCGATTCCGCTCCTCCAGCATGGTCTGATTTTCGATCCGCTGGGCGTACTGCCGCAGTTGATGATGAGCTTGGGTGAGTTGATCACGGCTACGACGCTCGGATACTAGCGTATTCACTAAAACAATTAATAAAGCAGTCGTGACCGTAAACATCACTGTTACGTTAAAGATAAACACATTCAGAATCTGCTGAATGTCTTGAGGATTCAATGTTACGGGTTGATCAATCAAGCCCATTAGCTGCGACCAGACCATGCCAATGACAACTGAAACCATGTGATAGGAGCTAAACAGCAGCATGACAGCGAGCCACCGCTGTTTTCCGGAAAACATCAAGCAGGCCCGAATCAGTGCCACAACGTGCAGCAGTAACAGACTTTCCAGATTCAGCGAATCGTGGGCACTCACCCCCGTGAGGTAGATTGCCCAAATTAGCAGAAATTCCGTTGCCGTATACAGCCATTGATTGATGCGCGATCGCTGCTGGGAAATCTGTGTCCCCATCCAGATAAATAATCCACCGGAAGTCAACAAAACCAGCCATTCATAGATGATTGTTGCCCAACTTGGCAGAAGGAATCCTGGCGTTAAGAGCAGCGGCCATAGCAAAATAATGGCGATGAATCCTTT comes from Romeriopsis navalis LEGE 11480 and encodes:
- a CDS encoding FG-GAP repeat domain-containing protein translates to VPPPTPPVPPPTPPVPPPTPPVPPPTPPVPPPTPPTTPPAVGAPPIAGTDGDVDVFWRNGRTGENAIWRTDRTPSFNQIDLPQAGVNAWQLAATADFDNDGDSDLLWNNRVNGDVVIWVMNGEQVERTSSLGGIPTPWEVQEVADLTGDGFKDIIWRNRINGGNAVWQLSGTNFAGLISLPQVADLDWQLQGTGDFNQDDQIDLVWRNQATGENGIWLMNGTQLAQIVFLPEIDDLNWTIADVADFDRDNNLDLLWHDTQTGEAAIWRLNQTSVIDTKIIGKVPDVNWTIVGARDFNRDNNIDVIWRNQESGENAVWYMQGTNFGIGVFLPTVNASFELGGFGDFNRDGGLDFAWNNQRSGETFLWRGQNGSNFASSQLITAQPDTNWHVEATGDFNGDGTSDLFWLNQSSRQTAIWLLQKGQPVAFIDGPQIADSGWNVGGAGDFDRDGDADVFWYNLRTGDTGLWEIEGGQYIRAITTPPNVNDGGWNVVGVADFTRDGTPDILWRNTRTGANGIWQMNGLAFERVFDLPNVDLKWELLGVGDFSGDGSPDLLWRNLTNQEIATWKLDGVVFRPENITQLPSFLNGEWVVRGTSDFNGDGFEDILWYNESTGAQRLWYMNNAQFGASVPFFTLDDLDWEIEGVDDFGTV
- a CDS encoding DUF4268 domain-containing protein, which produces MGLKAIYFISIYLLSVDMINTSTDNVGLTTLGRLEKIDVREYWKREDSDFTPWLAETSNIQLLSEAIGIELEVEAQEKQVGPFRADILCKDTANDHWVLIENQLERTDHIHLGQLLTYAAGLNAVTIVWIAARFTEEHRAALDWLNEISNEDFNFFGLEIELWKIGKSAVAPKFNIISKPNDWSKSITGAAKSIQSDSLTDAKKLQHDYWSAFRQYAFEHGQRIQPTKALYQNWMNIAIGRSGFILNAIASTWNSQLQSYASHEIRAMLKIDHNQAQLCFDFFHKQQKQLEAEFGEALIWDSLPDRKSCLIYVRKSVDLNNRDDWDTQHAWLTQKLEKLHMIFSGRIKKLDIDSLDSESLTGEEV
- a CDS encoding sodium/glutamate symporter, which produces MFKLIDVFVAFILVGVLVLAGRSIRKRVGFFRALYLPDSIVAGGLALLLGPGVVGAIAGDGSPFAAGIFPEAVQQVWKQSPSVFINIVFATLFLGDQIPSPKDIWRQASPQVAFGQILAWGQYVVGILLTLLILTPLFNVHPSAGALIEVAFEGGHGTAAAMQTTFQDIGFESGGDLALAMATVGIVSGIVIGTFLISWGKFTGRVKVGDADAIVVTPEELEKELDLDLEEAPEIRLTRAKMMREMLIDPLSLNFGLVGLAVVIGWLIQQGLVWFERIAFSVGDKGGLLSHIPLFPMTVIGGIIVQVWLLRTNRSYLISRPLVKRIGGVALDVTVVTALATISLSAIGANLPAFIGLSLIGITWNLFAFLVLAPRIIPNFWFERGIGDVGQSMGVTSTGLLLLRMVDPGNQSAALESFAYKQLLFEPIVGGGLFTAIAPILIHKFGPIATLGLTGGLLVFWLVFGFYNFKQIRRRR
- a CDS encoding S9 family peptidase; this translates as MINRLFLFQATGLVSLLLLSALAQSWIARATLPPAPQTPPQKLASLISRDIFFGNPPQSQPKISPDGRYLAYIAPDQTSVLQIWLKTLGKNDDRPLTQAKQAGIRNYEWAYNGTHILFPQDDNGNEEYQLQRLNIRTQAIQALTPKSGVRAELIGLNPQFPNEALVAMNQRSPLQFDVYRINIKTGKTTLDTTNPGNGIDVTADKQFQVRAAHTVRPDGGKNLALRDAPNQPWRIIRQWEPNSEGRSLSFSNDGKQLYLLDNQTSDTLQLKALNLASSKAKTLASDAHNDITDVMLHPQTRQPIAVGIYRDRLHWQVLDPAYKADFAAIAKVQPGDVRWQNCDRRFTRCIIFYTSDRQPTTYYLYDRRTRKSAKLFSRQPPLAQHQLAPMQPITYQARDGLTIHGYLTAPVGVPAKNLPTVLWVHGGPWARDKWGYNAVVQWLANRGYAVLQVNFRGSTGYGKKFLNAGNREWAGKMHLDLLDGVEWLKRQGIAHPKKIAIAGGSYGGYASLVGMTYTPDVFAAGVDIVGPSNLITLLNSLPPYWFSEKPIFEYRLGNPLKDQVFLKQRSPVFFAHQIKNPLLIAHGANDPRVKQSESDQIVQTMRQQGKGVEYWVYSDEGHGFAKPANRRHFFAQMERLLAEHLGGRYELERQISGHSGQSR
- a CDS encoding response regulator; the encoded protein is MADFIRVFIVDDQALIRDGLRSLLLAQPDIEVVGDATNGAETITKLAEMSVEALPAVLLLDIRMPVMDGIATTREIRSRFPDVSVLILTTFDDDQDVSQAMRAGAQGYLLKDTPSEDLANAIRSIHQGYTYLGPGLIEKALGQPSSQIPTHQFPELTPREREILQLIGTGANNREIAAALYISDRTVKNHVTNILSRLGLRDRTQAALYVQKHRRDA
- a CDS encoding sensor histidine kinase translates to MMFARRSITHPLKPLLYIEWLLLLIVLLYMGLAPDDALSIIFERDGVNNSIAVGISATTPLFFLVLGSWLGGCGWSWRQPQSRKGFIAIILLWPLLLTPGFLLPSWATIIYEWLVLLTSGGLFIWMGTQISQQRSRINQWLYTATEFLLIWAIYLTGVSAHDSLNLESLLLLHVVALIRACLMFSGKQRWLAVMLLFSSYHMVSVVIGMVWSQLMGLIDQPVTLNPQDIQQILNVFIFNVTVMFTVTTALLIVLVNTLVSERRSRDQLTQAHHQLRQYAQRIENQTMLEERNRIAREIHDALGHTLTAQSIQLENALVYFPPNADRAHQFITQAKALSQTALAEVRRSVSQLRNNFLAGKSFDQAVSDLLHEFRAVTPCELDYQSPIKQMPLEVQTAFYRIIQEALTNITRHSGADQVALAITTEITAAEAQRICLKITDNGRGFQIQQTSSGFGLQGMRERAESIDGTLTVNSTPGQGCIVQVEVLVNSWLTSSASL